A window of Solanum stenotomum isolate F172 chromosome 3, ASM1918654v1, whole genome shotgun sequence contains these coding sequences:
- the LOC125858851 gene encoding uncharacterized protein LOC125858851 — protein sequence MVHILHTNGQFTGLPHEDPQVHLRTFIDIINTYIPIGVSSDYVRLTLFPYSLLGATRRWLDSEPPNSITTWDDLAKKFLSRFFPSKKTAKLRSEIINFAQKQGDDMYQAWARFKQMLNACPHHMQTNEVLCHTFFEVLDYNARSLLNSAAGGQALAITSEEFFALLDKLSKGNQGYEGEMARIPTQKVVGILDVDQATAINAKLDAMQHNITLQLKQIALNQAPVNVVQQEANWCEVCGSGTHETEQCEANPNSVNYVGNAQRSGVQQNYGNTYNLSWQNHPNFSWGGNQNQNQTQGVNQYRSQGAGQQYYNSNQGSNASAPKGGMTNEELLQKLMTEIGTKLNARIDN from the coding sequence ATGGTGCATATCCTTCATACTAATGGACAATTCACTGGTCTCCCCCATGAGGATCCTCAAGTCCATCTTCGGACTTTCATAGACATTATCAATACATACATCCCAATTGGAGTCTCATCAGACTATGTAAGGTTGACTTTGTTCCCATATTCATTGTTAGGAGCTACAAGGCGTTGGTTAGACTCTGAGCCACCAAACTCCATCACTACTTGGGATGATCTAGCAAAGAAGTTCTTGAGTCGATTTTTTCCCTCCAAGAAAACCGCCAAGCTGAGGAGTGAGATAATAAACTTTGCTCAAAAACAAGGAGATGACATGTACCAAGCATGGGCACGTTTCAAACAAATGTTGAATGCTTGCCCACACCACATGCAAACCAATGAAGTACTTTGTCATactttttttgaagttttagaCTATAATGCTCGTTCTCTTCTTAATAGTGCAGCAGGTGGACAAGCCCTAGCCATAACAAGTGAAGAATTTTTCGCCTTACTCGATAAACTTTCTAAAGGGAACCAAGGGTATGAGGGTGAAATGGCTAGAATTCCAACCCAAAAGGTTGTAGGGATCTTAGATGTAGACCAAGCTACTGCCATAAATGCTAAACTTGATGCAATGCAACATAACATTACATTGCAATTAAAACAAATAGCTCTAAATCAGGCCCCGGTAAATGTAGTACAACAAGAAGCAAATTGGTGTGAGGTATGTGGTAGTGGAACACATGAAACAGAGCAATGTGAAGCAAACCCGAATTCTGTAAACTATGTGGGTAATGCGCAAAGGAGTGGAGTGCAACAGAATTATGGTAACACTTACAACCTTAGTTGGCAAAACCATCCTAACTTCTCATGGGGTGGGaaccaaaatcaaaatcagacGCAAGGGGTTAACCAATACCGTTCTCAAGGGGCTGGGCAACAATACTACAATTCTAACCAAGGCTCAAATGCTAGTGCACCTAAAGGGGGGATGACTAATGAAGAGCTACTCCAAAAGCTCATGACTGAAATAGGGACCAAATTAAATGCTAGAATAGATAATTAG
- the LOC125858852 gene encoding uncharacterized protein LOC125858852 yields MSLEKQVAQVANSLNLRPQSGLPGDTKPNPKQLHAVSTRSGLQLEELTPKKRDTEGIPKYAKYVKDIVANKRRLTEYETVALTEECNSRIQNRLPTKLKDPGSCIVQITIGQSVHARGLCDLGASINLMPLSLYQKLGLGSPKRTTVILQLANRSIARPEGVVEDVLVQVGSLIFPVDFVVLDFEPDYEVPFILGQPFLATGRALIDVAASQLTMRAHDKVEVFDVYRVLKLPSIYEELSDITVIDSIIKSQLVLPENPLERVLVSQQLEGDAEVQETESCLNLAIVETRKIQVESLNRELGPHPKPSIEKAPKLELKALPAHLRYAYLGTNETLPVILSAELSDLQVEAALRILQRRKKAIGWQMADIHGISPALCMHRIYMEDDHTPSARHQRRLNPLMKEVVRKEVIKWLNARVVYPISDSKWVSPVQRVPKKGGITVVRNEKNELIPTRTVTGWRICMDYRKLNVATRKDHYLVPFIDQMLDRLTGQEYYCFLDGYSGYNQILIAPEDQEKTTFTCFYRRFIKNFSKIARPMCSLLEKEVKFDFNEMCLKAFEMLKRNLIEAPILIALNWELPFELMCDASDVAVGAMLGQRKNKVFHSIYYASKTLDSAQANYTVTEKKMLALVFAFDKFRSYLVGTKVIVFTDHVAIRYLFNKKDAKPRLIRWILLLQEFDLKIKDRKGTENQIADHLSRLEDFSHMNEGE; encoded by the exons ATGAGTTTAGAGAAACAAGTTGCACAAGTGGCTAATTCTTTGAACTTGCGTCCCCAAAGTGGGCTGCCCGGCGATACTAAGCCCAATCCAAAGCAATTGCATGCGGTAAGCACTAGAAGTGGGTTGCAATTAGAGGAACTAACTCCAAAGAAGAGAGACACTGAG GGTATCCCGAAGTATGCTAAATACGTGAAGGACATAGTGGCCAACAAGAGGAGACTCACTGAATATGAAACTGTAGCACTTACTGAGGAGTGCAACTCAAGGATTCAAAACAGATTGCCCACAAAGTTAAAAGATCCGGGTAGTTGTATTGTGCAGATTACAATTGGCCAAAGTGTTCATGCCCGGGggttgtgtgatttgggggcAAGTATAAACTTAATGCCTCTATCTTTGTACCAAAAGCTTGGGTTAGGTAGTCCAAAGCGAACCACTGTTATTCTCCAACTTGCAAATAGATCCATTGCTAGGCCAGAAGGGGTGGTGGAAGATGTGTTAGTGCAAGTAGGTTCATTAATTTTTCCAGTAGATTTTGTGGTCTTAGACTTTGAACCCGATTATGAAGTCCCATTTATCTTGGGACAACCTTTCTTGGCTACGGGTAGGGCATTGATTGATGTAGCAGCTAGTCAACTAACCATGAGAGCACATGATAAGGTggaggtatttgatgtttatcGCGTTTTAAAATTACCTTCTATTTATGAAGAGCTGTCTGATATTACTGTGATTGACAGTATAATAAAGTCACAGTTAGTTTTGCCCGAAAACCCATTAGAAAGAGTGTTAGTGAGTCAACAGTTAGAGGGGGATGCGGAAGTTCAAGAGACTGAATCATGCTTAAATCTAGCAATAGTAGAAACTCGTAAGATTCAAGTGGAGTCTTTAAATCGCGAGCTAGGACCCCATCCAAAACCATCAATTGAAAAGGCTCCTAAGTTGGAGCTAAAAGCCTTGCCAGCTCACCTAAGGTATGCTTATTTGGGTACTAATGAAACTCTGCCCGTTATACTTTCTGCAGAATTGTCTGATTTACAGGTTGAGGCAGCATTAAGAATCTTGCAGCGGAGGAAGAAAGCAATTGGATGGCAAATGGCTGATATTCATGGGATTAGTCCAGCATTATGTATGCACAGAATTTACATGGAAGATGATCACACACCAAGTGCACGACATCAACGTCGTCTAAATCCTTTGATGAAGGAAGTAGTACGAAAGGAAGTGATCAAGTGGCTAAATGCTAGGGTTGTTTACCCAATCTCTGATAGTAAGTGGGTAAGCCCCGTGCAACGTGTTCCCAAGAAGGGAGGTATAACTGTGGTAAGGAACGAAAAGAATGAGCTAATTCCTACTAGAACAGTGACAGGATGGCgaatttgtatggattaccgaaAACTTAATGTTGCTACTCGGAAAGATCACTACCTCGTTCCCTTTATTGATCAAATGCTTGACAGGTTAACAGGGCAGGAGTACTATTGTTTCCTAGATGGCTATTCAGGTTACAACCAGATCCTAATTGCACCCGAAGATCAGGAGAAGACCACATTCACTT GTTTTTACAGGCGATTTATCAAGAATTTTTCCAAGATAGCAAGACCCATGTGCAGCCTTCTGGAGAAAGAGGTGAAGTTTGACTTTAATGAGATGTGCTTAAAAGCTTTTGAGATGCTGAAGAGGAATTTAATTGAGGCTCCCATTTTAATTGCCCTTAATTGGGAACTACCTTTTGAACTCATGTGTGATGCGAGCGATGTAGCAGTGGGTGCAATGTTGggacaaagaaaaaataaagtgttCCACTCaatctattatgcaagcaagACCCTTGATTCTGCACAAGCTAATTACACAGTGACTGAGAAGAAGATGCTGGCTCTAGTGTTCGCCTTCGACAAGTTCAGATCGTATTTGGTAGGCACTAAAGTGATTGTTTTTACTGACCATGTAGCTATTAGGTACCTATTCAACAAGAAGGATGCTAAACCAAGACTGATTCGATGGATACtacttctccaagaatttgacCTCAAAATCAAGGATAGGAAGGGTACGGAAAATCAAATAGCAGATCACTTATCTAGGTTGGAAGATTTTTCACATATGAATGAAGGTGAGTAA